CGACTAATAAATGCAAAtgccataaaaacaaaaatggcaacaataataaaaaatctatacAAGCTTTGTTTTATCAGATATCATCTCGTTAGAATACATGCCAGTATTTTCTGTACACAACAATGAACACAGCAGACAGCACAAGTCATGATGTCTGATTCATGAAGAAATTACTCTTatgaagtgtttattttttttatgaatcagtcAGAAAGTTTTACAAAACAGCGTTTAATCCACTCATGATTAAGTGGTTtgcatcagtgaatcattcatggatgcatttcccaaaagcatcagtaGCAAACTATTGTTGCAAGTtccacaattcagactttttcttaattattcttcttcttatttttttaaacttatgtCCAGTTGTCCAATTAACTGGGAAACTTTGAGCAAATTCCAAACTTGTAATTCCAAATTTGTAATCAAGTGATCTTGGGTTAGGAGATCTTGCCATTCATTTTAAAGCAAAGCTAGTGTCGATTTCAATTTCACATACAAAACTAGATTGTATAATAGGCTAATTAAATGAGTCTttatattaatgcaataaaaaaattcatCAGTGACAGAAATAGCCTATGGTTTAAGATGGTATGCAAGCAAGTTGAAGCAAGTGTAGTTTTAAAAAGTTTACAACTGCCATTTACAACTGATGAGAGTGCTGAATGCTCCACACACATGCAGAAATTTCAAGGTAACATCTGGTCAGTCATTCCCTTCGCCCAAGCAGTTCCAAATGGTTAGCCTATACTAGACAGTAATGCCCTACACCCTTTAAAGAACCCACTTGAGGGATGTTCACTTCCTTTTGCAATTCACCCTTTGTGTTGAAACATGTTGGAGCTATAATCAACAAATTTTAGTCCGGTCAAAAATCAGGTAGAAATACTCTTAGAAAActgactgatatttatatggcacATACTCCACATTttcccaaaaaatacaaaaactaaatttatcaATTAAGCAAGTTAAGCAGAAgttcaattataatttaaattcatacatattttgaaAAACCTGATGATTTTCCTGCTTTTGCTCTGCAGTACCCATCTATGTGCCCTTCCTGATCGTCGGCTCGGTCTTCGTTGCCTTCGTGCTGGTGGGCTCTGTTGTTGCCGTGTGCTGTTGCCGATGTCTCCGTCCCAAACAGGAGCCTTCATCAGGCGGCGGCTCAGGAGGAGGGTCCAGCAGCGCCCGCGTCCTCGAGACGATTCCCATGATGGCCAGCACAGGTACATCACGAGGCTCGTCCTCCCGCCAGTCGAGCACGGCCACCTCCTCCAGCTCTTCAGCTCCGCCGGCCGCCCCCCGTCCCGCACCTGCCCCTATGCTCCGCGCCCAGGCCTCGTGCTGCCTCCCGCCGGACGCCAGTGTCTATGTGAACATGCCTACCAACTTCTCAGTGCTAAACTGCCAGCAAGCCACTCAAATCCTTCCTCACCAAGGCCAGTTTCTACATCCTCAGTACATCGGATTCGCCCACGCTGTTTCTCCGGGTCCTGCCTTCCTAGATCCCGCTCAAGCAGGCTACCGCCCATTGCAGTCCCCGTACCCTCCGCCAACAAGTGTGGCTAGTGTGACCGGAGATCAAAAATACCCTCCGGTTACCATGTGAATCCCAATGGgaccatcataggaataaaaatcacacaaaaaaatcagTTCAGGGCACAAATGAGACTCTCAAACCAGTGCTTTATCAAACACAACATCGTTTTCTGTGATATAAAGGACACAGTGCTTAAGAAATGACTGGATGTGTGTGTAACCTGCCTTGAAAAGTGCTAATGGTGCCTTTATAAATGAAGCGCGTGTGTATATATGCAATGTATATTTGTGTTGTATAACCGTGCATGAGCGCTCTGTGTGTGACTGTATAGGTGTGTTGGTTTATGAGACGcagtatgtgaatgtgtgtgtgtgtagtgcacTATATGTTGTGTGTAATGGGAATCACAGGTGCTGTAATGTGAAAAACAGTCCTGGCTCCCTGTTGGATGCTTAAAATCTAATGAAGTGAACACAGGACACAGACTGTGACGCTCCACCCTCTTGCCCACTGCAACACACGCACATacagtagacacacacacatttaaactttCGCATATACACACTCACATTCTGCAGAACCAAAGTCATTTTCGCTTTGCCAAGGACctggattaaaaatatatacaaaaatataggcCTGTGTTTGGGAGAGCGATGTGCGAAGGTGTGTGTAGCTGAGATCAGGGGTCTTCTGTTCTGAAGTCAGTTACGCAGTAAAAAATGTCTGCCAACTGTTCCCCTTCACTCTGCCTTGTGAAAGGACTGTGTATGTGTGCCACTTTTCTTCCCCTCTGTTAGCATTAGGTACACTCGAGGAGTACCAAAAGGGTTCCAGGGCATTTCATTTGGAGTGGGTTTCTTTCAGCACGCTCAAAAGCAGCAGTTTAGCCAAACTGAAAAAAGTCATAGGCTCCTCCAGGAGAAGGGCAAAAATCACAATGAAATTAAAGACTGCCAGTCTGAACTCactaaaaaaaacctaaacagtAGTCTGAGTTATTTGCGTTTTAAGGTAATCCACTCCAGAATTATGTTTCAAACCGTtacaactttctttcttttgtggaacacaaaaaacgATATTTCTGTTTTTTCATCTAATTCGTGTCAATGTTGCtatattaaaaactaattaaaaccgaaataaaagctaaatagatATCTTTAACTTAAACTAATGAAAAtggcaaaatactttttttatagcAGAAATTGCAGTTAAACTAAAATAAGTTttagattaaaatgttttaaaaaaagttgctttgcaaaacagaaaatgaaaaaataaacaccaaaattaaAACTTAgacaatataaagtaaaataacttaaaatatgaataaaagcttttttttttaagttaaaactaaattaaaatctaaaaaagcaaaataaaaatattacaaaaactaaaacacacacaaaaaaaaacacaattgctAAAGACCTAaactaaaatttatataaaaactgaaaaataattataataatttaatacattttataatacaatataaaaaaatataaagtaactGATGGTCAGGGGGATTGTTTtagacaaaaacagttttttagaatatcatcttttgtgttccaccgaTGGGAATGACagattaaataatgacagaattttcttttggTCAACTATCACTAAAGTTTGAGATGGGATGGTTTCTCCCCCTACAGGAAAAGTAGCAAAGTCTGTCCTGACAGGGATCATGTCTGTTTCGACTGCATCTGTGGGCAACTTTACATGCACATCAGATCTACTTTTGTGTACGAtacgtgtgtgtttgtaaaactGAATGAGTATTTGAGCATGAACGTGCCTCTCTCTCTTTGAGAGCAGGGTGCTCCGTCTCTTTTACATATGaaatctaataattataataaatatttttagagaCTGTGAAGTGTCACTGGGTTGTTTGTAAGAGATGCTGAGTGGCGCTGTCAGCGGTATGTGTGGCGCTCTCAAATGAAGACATGCAGGGGCCGTTTGCACCACTGCCCTGGCTAAATTAAACCCGAGTGCTCCTGTTACACATGCACTTTAAGTGCTCAGACTTTCATCACTCTCAACACTCATGACGAAACTGAGACCAAGAGCTGCGTGCATAAATCTCTACATAGTTTCCATGCTAAGTGTTTGCATACAGACAGACATTTAATCATAAAACTCTTATGCACATGTTCACATTACTTTAAATATACGTACTATATAATGGAAACGAAGCTGAATTAGCCTGAGTTGACGTCATTTTTGAACAGCTATAAACTTaatttatatacactactgttcaaacgtttgaggttggtaagattttgaaAGTTATGCAGTCCtatgtgattaaaaatacaataaaaactcatctttcaaattattttttttgtataattgatcatgtaatctattcctgtcatggcaaatcagaattttcagtatcattactctagtcttcagtgtcacatgatccttcagaaatc
The window above is part of the Carassius auratus strain Wakin unplaced genomic scaffold, ASM336829v1 scaf_tig00033718, whole genome shotgun sequence genome. Proteins encoded here:
- the LOC113081307 gene encoding protein shisa-2-like translates to MRGCTRFPIAVSVVLTLLTIINVKASGEYCHGFHDGQDAWRDGFQCPERFDSAEAIICCGKCELRYCCSSSEARLDQGTCDNDKQTQDTNPGNKDEKNSGAVPIYVPFLIVGSVFVAFVLVGSVVAVCCCRCLRPKQEPSSGGGSGGGSSSARVLETIPMMASTGTSRGSSSRQSSTATSSSSSAPPAAPRPAPAPMLRAQASCCLPPDASVYVNMPTNFSVLNCQQATQILPHQGQFLHPQYIGFAHAVSPGPAFLDPAQAGYRPLQSPYPPPTSVASVTGDQKYPPVTM